In the genome of Primulina eburnea isolate SZY01 chromosome 13, ASM2296580v1, whole genome shotgun sequence, the window CACACTGggccaaaaaaaaatatttataaaaatgggCCCAAAAAATTAATAGGGTTTATAAATATAAGTGGgccaattttcttttaaaaagccCACTACACCTTGGAAAACAAATTAATAGGGTTTATAAATACTATTCTGTTGAAAATTATTGGAGCTACATGTCAAATTTCTTGAGTTGATCGCACGAAATTATTCGGGCTACCTGTCAAATTTCGCCGCTAAAAAACTGGTACAATTCTACTTTAATTGATTCTCTTTACATTTTCCTCTCAATTATTCGATTCTTTTTTGCTCCGAATTGTCTTAAATGGGCTCTCACTTGTCCCGCTAATTTACTATCCAATATTCAATTTACGTTAAACCCCAAATCCTTTTATTAGTTTTATGATGATTTCTGATGATTTTTTAGGATTTTCTTATAATTTCAAAAGTGGTGTTTGTTATTTTAATATGTGTTCGATGTTGTTTTCCCCTATGTAGTGTGTTCCATTTGTTCTTAATTTGAGCCTCTAATACTTTTATGTAATCTATTGTTGTTATTTAAAACCGTGTTGGTAgatattgattatgatttatatgctgatagctttgtcatttttattttattaggaAATCAATATTTACAATGCAtagattttttaaaagaaaagatCCAGAACCAGAAGTACAAAGCATTGGAGACGTTAGGGTTGAAGAATTTGATTTCTCACAACTACCGGCAGATCCTGGACTTAGGACTCCAATTTGTGAATATAATGTTAATATTAGAGATCAAGTTCGAAGGGCATATTTGCAAAAAGGTCCATGTTTCATGGTTTAATGAATTTGGTGATTGGTTAGAGTATAGTGTAGAAAAAGATGCCGCATATTGTTTGTATTGTTATCTCTTCAAGACAACTGAGGGAAAACAAGCAGGAGGGGAGGCTTTTGTTAATGAAGGATTCACAAATTGGAAGTGTAAAGATAGGTTAAATATTCATGTTGGCCAGCATGACAGCGAACATCATAAAGCTCGAATGAATTGTGAGACTTTGATGAATCAAGATGAGCACATTCAGTCAGTTTTGCACAAACAGTCAAAGCAAATGCGGAATGATTATCGTATCCATCTCAATGCTTCAATTGATTGTATTAGAGTTTTGTTGCGACAAGGGCATTCATTTCGAGGTCACGATGAAACTGAAAGTTCTCATAATCCAGGTAACTTTCTTATCCAATTGGAATTTTTAGGTGCTCATAATAAAGAGATTAATGATGTGATATTGAAAAATGCTCCTAAAAATTGCAAGTTGACATCACCTGATATTCAGAAGGACATAGTGAGTGCTTGTGCCACTGAAACGATTAATATTATTATCAGAGATGTTGGTGATTCCTTGTTCTCTATTTTAGTTGATGAATCTCGTGATGTGTCAACAAAAGAGCAAATGTCAGTTGTTATCCGTTATGTGGATAGTAGTGGACATGTAAATGAACGCTTTATCGGGATTGAACATGTTACCAGTACTACATCAACCTCACTTAAAGCTGCTATTGATAAGATGTTTTCTAGATAAAATTTGAGCATGTCTAAGTTGAGAGGACAAGGTTTTGATGGAGCAAGTAATATGCAGGGTAAATTTAATGGTTTAAAAGCACTCATCTTAAAGGAGAACCCATGTGCATTTTACATACATTGTTTTGCCCATCAGCTTCAACTAGCTCTTATAGCTGTGGCCAAGAAAAATCTTCCGATTTCTAATTTCTTTCGTGTTGTTGGTGATGTGTTAAATGTTGTTGGAGCATCTTGCAAACGTTCTGATCTTCTTCGAGAGAAACATTCGGATTTTATTGTCGAGGCATTAGAGAGGGGTGAGATTTCAAGTGGCCGGGGACTTAATCAAGAAACTACCCTTCAACGTGCTGGGGATACACGTTGGGGATCACATTACAATTCTTTGATAAGCTTGATTTCCATGTTCTCTGCTGTCATTGATGTGCTTGAAATAATTTCAGAAGATGATTCCAGTTCTCCTGATCAAAAAACCGAAGCATTTAATTTATTGGAATCAATACTTTCATTTGATTTTGCATTCAATCTACACTTGATGAAACACGTCTTAGGAATTTCGAGTGAATTGTCGACAACATTGCAAAAAAAAAGATCAGGATATTGTGAATGCAATGGATTTGGTACAAATATGCAAACACCGACTCCAAAAAATGAGAGATGATGGTTGGGATTCATTTTTAGAAAAGGTTAACAGATTTTGTGAGCAACATTACATTGATGTTCTCAAAATGGATTATATGTTCACACGTTGGGCACCACGTGGTCGTCCCCATCGTAATCCACCAGAAGTGACAAATTTGCATCATTATCGTGTGGATTTATTCTATGCTGTTATCGACATGCAACTTCAAGAGTTAAATGATCGTTTCTCAGAGGCAGGTACAAAGTTACTCCTTTGTGTAGCTTGTTTGTGTCCACAAAACTTGTTTTATGCTTTTGACAAGAAAAAATTGATGCAACTAGCTGAATTTTATCCAcaagatttttcaagatttgatCTCCTCACACTTGATGATCAACTTGAAACTTATATATGTGATATGCGTTTTAACAAAGCATTTCAAGGATTGAAAGGACTTGGTGATCTTTCAGAGAAGTTAGTAATGTCAAAGAAAAATATGGTGTACCCATTGGTTTATAAGCTTTTGACATTGACATTAATTCTACCGGTTGCAACGGCGACAGTAGAGAGAGTGTTTTCTGCCATGAGAATTGTGAAAGACAGATTGCGCAATCGAATGAGTGATGATTGGATGAATGATAGTCTCATTGTCTATGTAGAGAAAGATATATTTCTGACCGTTGATAATGAATCTATTGTACAAAGGTTTCAAAATATGAAGACTCGAAAAGAACAATTGTAAGGTAGTTATTTTGcgatgttttatgattaaaagatttttgttgttttattaattatagCATATCATAGACTACACTGAATAAAAATTCTAGCTCCGCCCCTGATTACATCCTACATGTAGGGGCACTACCCCCATGATAGAATCAATGACCCAAATTTAACCACACATACATGaggtccactaatttttttaaaatcacatatatGTGCGAAGGGTATCCTCAATGGCAAAAAcatgtgtgagacagtctcatgtgtcgtattttgtgagacggatatcttatttgggacatccatgaaaaattattactttttatgctaagattattactttttattgtgaatatcgctatggttgactcgtctcacagataaagattcgtgagatcgtctcacaagagacatactcctCATCAATTTTATGAAAAGTTcatgtattaatttttttttactattttctaattttactaattgttaattgtcccacatcggtttgataaataacctttgagtgacatatattggcttggacaatcctacccccttgagctagcttttggggttgagttaggttcaagttccaatcttaacatggtatcagagcccgggtttcaccgttatgtgttggactgcctataattaggccaccatTCTGCCTATAATTGGgttatttgtaaactccacgctccagatgttcattcctgggcgtgagaggggtgtgttaattgtcccacatcggtttgataaataacctttgagtggcatatattggcttggacaatccttcccctccttgagctagcttttggggttgagttaggtccaagttccaatcttaacactaATATTCATTTTTAGGACAAATAACTTTTAGTGGTACCTTATTTAACTCATATATATGCTATGTCTCTTTTGTTTGTTAGTAATGAAATCAGAATGTTTCACGATTTTGGCCATGACATAAAATATGTATAATATagtgataattaaatttaaaatagataatacaatatttttttactCCAATATTTAAGTAAAATTTGGTAAATATCTTGTAAATGTGGTAAATAATTATACCATTAAGTCTCTAAAACTTTCAAAATGACATTTAATTACGACTCAATTTCCACGTGGCACAGTATCAGCCGTCGATATTGAAAAAGTTGCTCGCTTTTTAACAGTTTGAAATTATACTACCCTCATATTTGAATTCTGTGACCGTTTATTTAATTTCTGTTTTGTTCTCTCCAGAAACACACAGTTCACACACCAGTATTCGTTCAAAGCACACAGCGTGCAGCAATTTCCTCTCTCAATTCGACATTGGATTTGCGGAGGTGTGTGTAGCGCATCGTGATCTTGGATCTGCATATGCTGTTCGAGAAGCGCATCTATTTCGAGTTTCTAAGTTGTTCGATTGTGATTCGTCGAGCTAGGTTTGGTGAGATTGAATTCTGATTGGAGCTTTTGTTTTCGATAAAAGGTATGAAATTTGGATTTCCTGAGTTTGATTGCGATTCAGACACACGGCACACGTAGTATCACAGCaagtaatctgaaaagagtatCGAAATGCTAAAAATGGATAAATTTTGTCCCATTTTTAGCCATTTCTCCGGCATTTGAGGGCCGTCGGTCACAGGTATATTTAAGGTGAAGTTCTATTCCTTCCTCCCGGATGATTTCAGTcgatttttgttggttttattgCACTTTCGGTTTTTCGATCTGCGACCTTGGGGAAAAATTAAAGCTCCCAAACCGATATTTTGTAACCATCTAGTATTTGTACGTATAGTATACATATCGGGAACTTTTTTGTTGAattgatttcaaaattttgagttTCATACTGCCGTCCATTTGAGTATTTTGGCTTCTTGAATTTTAATCGTTCCATTTGTGGGTCTCCCCTGCACCACATAACGCGATAGagaatataaatttattcataaaACTTAAAATGGGCATGGAATAGTATCTTTGAGGTGGGTTTTGATAAAGTATATTTTGATGTTGATATTCTGGAGCCAGCACAAGACATTGTATTTTCTCAATTTGTTCGATAGATTGCAAAGCATGGGTAGATAGCAAAGATGCTGGTTATAAATCTTTGAAAAGCGTATTGAAAATTGTACTTTGAAGTCCGAAATTCCAATTATATGATAGGAAACAGTGTTTGGAAAAGAAACTACTACACAGTTTTTGGAGAAGAAACTGTTGTGTCAGTTGTTTCGCACATTCAGATGTTGTCAATAGAGTTATTAAGAggctaattttttatttttttgatttttCGACATACCAATGGGGACCATACAGTTATTAAGAGGCTCTCattcttaatatatatatatatatatatatatatatatagtaatatTAAAAGATGGTAAAAGATGAATGAATAGTAAAGGCATAAATCTTGTGACCCATAACCTTTTCATTAATATGAGAACTTGCTTTTCCTGAAGTAGGATGCCTGGATTAAGTATGAAAAAGAGAATAATGCCTACTGATTTCTTCCAAATCATTATGGTATCTACTGCATTTGCATTTTGGTGTTAACATTCTGATTTCTCTCTTTCGTAATTTTCGTCTTTCATGAAGCCACTGACTTCATCCTTGATTGTTATATCCCTAACTCATTGCTGGGTAGCATATAATGATCTGGGAGAGACAATTCGGAGAAAATTGCCTTCTTGTGGAAAGTGGCGTGTATAAATCTGCGTATCTGTGAAGCGAACATGGAAAGTGATATGACAAGCACCGCAACTCCAGATGGTTCTAGAGATGGTCTGCAAAGATCTCGACCTTTACATGGGTACAAAGAGttcttttgtttgttttaaATCTTTTTACAATTGATATGTGTTTCTGAGTTCGTCAGATGCATTTTAATCGTATCAGTTTTGAGCATTTTCTTGGTTGATGTtgtcattattttaaaaaactctCGATTCTTTTTGGGTTTGACTTATGAGTCACTAACACACACAAAATTATATTGCATTCAGCTGTTTTGACATTTGCATAATTTTTAGCAGGAGGACGAGTGGTCCTACAAGGCGTTCCACAAAGGGACAGTGGACTGCAGAAGAGGTCAATTAGAGTCTTTATTGTTAAATGTGAATGTATCCATCCATATCAGCTACCAGTCTTTCCAGGATTTATTTTGTGTTCATATACTTTGAAGAATGGAACTTGTGTAAAGTTATATCGGATGCCCTGTTTTTTGTTGTGTTgatgtatttatttattgtaaaaatgatttattttttttgtaaattgcAAGTCCTCCAGTGCATTGCTTTTTGAATTTTATCTGATAAAAAACCAAGCAACTTTATGAAGGTTGTGCCCAATACGTGTTATCTCAATCCTTTTCTTTGTTCTTTTTTTCCTGGAATAGAACGTTGATCCCCATTTGTGGAAGAGTTGCACAATTTCACAATAACTTGCACCATTCAGAGAAAACATATGAATACTATCCTTGTAGAGATTTTGGCTGTCGTAGTTATGAATCCCTAGTTATGAATGCCTACATTTAAGAGCTGAGTTTAAGCATGGattttttggtttgtttctaATTAATTGACTCCATAGCATTTGACAAAGTTCATCTTTATGTTCTGTTTGCATTCAGTTGTAACAATACTCActgatataattttaaatagtgTGTGGGGTCCTTTTTAAAATATGCACTTTTGTCTTTGTTAAAAATTCAGTGATCCTATATATCTTTTTTTCCCTTTATATTTACAGGATGAAGTATTACGCATTGCCGTTCAACGTTTCAAAGGCAAAAACTGGAAAAAAATAGGTagcaaaaaaaaattgcaattgGTGCCTTTCGTCATTTATTACTAATCTGACTTGAAATTTGTTTGAATAATCTGTGGTTTTCTGGAGTCCCAAATCCTTGCTTAACTTGCGATTCTAAtagtttataaatattttagcaTAGTCTGCCTCTAAATTGGAACTTTCCGACAAAATGCAACTAAAAAATATGTATTCAATATAAGTATATCCCCATAACAGTAATGCTTATCCCCGAAAGTAGTTTATGTCAGcagatcaaaatataattaacaTTATTAGTAAGAGTATTTGTACTTACATCGTGGCTTATACGACTTCCTAATTTAAACACCTACACTTCTAACTTGACTCTGTGCCTGTTCTACTGCCTAGACCTCTCTCAACCGGTCCTTTCACCTGTTTCAACATAAACATCCTCACGTGAATGAACAAACTCATATACAAATATAACATCATCAAACATAATAAGATAGACAAGAAATAAAGAGTAAGTACGCAAATGTTTAAATGTTACTTCCTGAAAAAATGATGATGGAGTAATAATTCCCTTGGCTAATCTTGAACATATAGGAAATTATTTTGTTTGGTCTAATTTGTTATTTCAATTACATGGAAAAGTTAAGTGTATGCTAATTAAGGCTTTTTCATATGGGTTTGACTTGATTGcatatttattctttaatttTAAGAGTAAGTAGGGCAGTCATTAGCTAACTTGTTGGTTGGCATAGTTGAGGTTTTGAAAATATGTCACATAAACTGTATGCAGCGGAATGTTTCAAGGATCGGACAGATGTACAGTGCTTACATAGGTGGCAGAAGGTTCTTAATCCAGAACTTGTCAAAGGTCCATGGTCAAAAGAGGTGAGGCAGTTTTTCTCTTCTTCGTTCTGGATTTGGCTCCCTGCTCGCACCCTCAGTTGATTGTATCTTTTTTCTCATTTGTGTTAGCTACTTATGTATTTCACGAGAGCACATCTAATACTCCTTTTAATATCTGATAGGAGGATGAAATTATGATTGAGTTAGTGAATACATACGGTCCAAAAAAGTGGTCTACCATTGCACAACATCTCCCTGGACGGATTGGGAAACAGTGTCGGGAAAGGTAAACTCGTGGGAGTTTCTCTTGATCTCTAGAGCTTCCCCTTGATATTCATATAAAGATTTTGTTGTTAAAAGCATTTTCCTTTTATATGCTTTCAAAAGTTTATGAACAAAGCAGGTATAAAAGTTTGTGCTTCGTTTCTGAATTGAATATTCAATACATCAAGGTGCAAATTTTGAATCTTGTCCGTAAGCTTCACTAGGAAAATTCATTTCTTCTATCTTTTGTGTAAGGTGTAAGCTGCAGTTTACGATTTAATTCCTTATATCTTGTCGCTGCACTGTGCTTTATCTGTTAATAATGTTTGTTTTGCAGGTGGCACAATCATCTTAATCCTAACATAAACAAGGAAGCTTGGACACAAGACGAGGAATTGGCTTTGATTCATGCACACCAAATTTATGGAAATAAGTGGGCAGAGTTGACTAAGTTTTTACCTGGGAGGTACTTGAATGCATGCTAATTACAAGAAAAATAATGTTATCCTGTTAAGTAATATGAGCTTCCATATGTAAATTACCTATATAtaacttatatattatatttattactcCTCAAGAGAGTTCTGTGTGTGCCATCAGGACTGACAATGCAATTAAAAATCATTGGAATAGCTCTGTCAAGAAAAAGATAGACATGTATATGGCCTCGGGGTTACTTTCACAGTTCCAAGGCCCACCTCTTGTTACCAATGCATGCAAATCAGCGGCATCGTCTTCGTCTAAAGCACAACCGAGTAGTGAAGATGGTAGTTTTAGAGATGGAGTAGAACCGGAAGAAATTTCAGAGTGCAGTCAAGGTTCAATTATGACTGGTTTGTCTCAATGCACAAAGCATGTGGTTAATTCGAGAATAGAACTCGATAGAGGGAATTGCAGAGTTACTGAAGAATCCAGCGCAGTGCCGTGTTCTGAAGATTGTCGTCCTGCAATTCATGAAGTTTCATATCCCATACCAGAAGTTCCTCATGAATTTGGTAGTACTTCTAAGTTTCTTGAACATGTTTTCGCTTTAGATTGGGAGCTACTTGACATGTCTTTGCTGGATCTGGGGCCAGAATCATCTGGGCAATTCCTGTCATCTTTGAGTGTCATGAATAACCATGAAACAGTGCCCTTTCCGCCAGAGACCCCTATGGGTGCGTCCACTTCGATGGAAAACACAATGGTGAATTCTGATTTTCCTAATTTTGTAGCTGGTTCAGATTGTGGAATGATTTACCCTGATGTGGGCCATGATGGATACTGTCCCTCGGAAAATGTAATTTCCCATATGGATGCAGCTGCAGAACCATTGGTTCACCACTCTTTGAATTTTCAGATTCCTGAAGATGGAAGTTTTACTTCACAGCGTTGCTATATGTCATCTGATATGCTTGGAATCCCATATAGTCAGCCTCTCCCTGTTCCTACTCAACTTCCTTGTGATAATGGTTCACTTATGTTTGATGTGAAGTCAAAGCAGCATAATTATTTTTCGATCAGTAATTCAGCACAGGAATATCTTTTACCTTGCACGGATGATGGTTTTATAAATGCCAGATATTCTAATTCCTCTCCCAGTGAACATACATCCGATCAGACAATGGGATTGTCAACACTAGTTCCAGCCAATGATTTTATTTTGGCACAATCAAATGATTCTCAAAATCATTCTGCCGGGGACAAAGATCCAGCTGCAACCAATGAACATAAGGACTCGGGAGCTTTATTTTATGAGCCTCCTCGTTTTCCAAGCCTAGATATACCTTTCTTTAGTTGTGATCTTTTACAGCCTGGAAGTGACATGCATCAAGAATACAGTCCACTTGGCATTCGTCAACTAATGATATCTTCTATAACTCCATTCAAACTATGGGATTCCCCAACAAGGGATGATAGTCCACATGCTGTTCTGAAAAGTGCTGCCAAATCTTTTACCACAACACCATCAATACTGAAAAAAAGACACCGGGATTTGGTTTCTCCTTTGTCTGAACAGAGAGGTGAAAAGAAGCTTGGAGGTGATTCAAACCAAGAGACATTTTCCAACCTGACCAATGATTTTTCCCGGTTAGAGGTTATGTTTGATTCGTGTGTAAACCATAAACGACCATTTCCAAATATATCTTCAAACAACAGCAAAAACTTCGAAACATCAGATGTAGGAAAAGAAAACGTTGCTCCAGCTTGCGAAAAGgtgaaaaaagaaataaatgaaAGGAATGACATTTCAGATAGCAAAATGCCGCAGAAAGAATTACATAGCATTGACGTTAAAAAGGCAACTGAACAGACTTCTATCACAGATGTCAAAACCAAGGCTGGAAGCAAAGAAACGGTGGAATTGGTTAGTGCCtcatccccccccccccccccccccctctaaaTGTATAAGGAGGGGTATTTTGGGGTGTCTGAATCTTGCAAATCCATATAGTTGCTGAATTCTTAGATAATTTGAGCTCTTGATTTGATACTGTTATGTATAATTTGTCACGAGTGGATGTTTCTGAGATCATGTAGTTTTTTATTCTATGTAACACAGCATATGTGGTCGTACCCTGCGTATGTACCGCACATGAATGTCAAGTCAACTTAAAATCTTATGTAGGGGGTTCCGAGTTGTTTTACTTTTGTAAAGtttctaatgttttgattttaaagTTAACTTAAATCACGATCACTTTTCCATTTTGACAGAAAAGAGAGTTCTCTGGAATCCTTGTTGAACATGGTATGAATGACATGCGCCTCTTTTCTCCTGACCGCTTTGTCTGTAAGAGTGACGGATCAATTGGTCCAGGTGCTATATCTCTAGGAAATCAGTATCCTAGAAGACTAGATGCTGTACCAAAACACGGAGCTATTATATCTTCTTCTGAAACTCCGTGTTTGTCTGTAGTTTGTTCTCCTCGTCTGCTTGCAAAAAATGACGGGACTACTGTGGTCATAACTACGGCTCTCCAATCCACGAGTCCTTCAGA includes:
- the LOC140808926 gene encoding transcription factor MYB3R-1-like isoform X1 — translated: MESDMTSTATPDGSRDGLQRSRPLHGRRTSGPTRRSTKGQWTAEEDEVLRIAVQRFKGKNWKKIAECFKDRTDVQCLHRWQKVLNPELVKGPWSKEEDEIMIELVNTYGPKKWSTIAQHLPGRIGKQCRERWHNHLNPNINKEAWTQDEELALIHAHQIYGNKWAELTKFLPGRTDNAIKNHWNSSVKKKIDMYMASGLLSQFQGPPLVTNACKSAASSSSKAQPSSEDGSFRDGVEPEEISECSQGSIMTGLSQCTKHVVNSRIELDRGNCRVTEESSAVPCSEDCRPAIHEVSYPIPEVPHEFGSTSKFLEHVFALDWELLDMSLLDLGPESSGQFLSSLSVMNNHETVPFPPETPMGASTSMENTMVNSDFPNFVAGSDCGMIYPDVGHDGYCPSENVISHMDAAAEPLVHHSLNFQIPEDGSFTSQRCYMSSDMLGIPYSQPLPVPTQLPCDNGSLMFDVKSKQHNYFSISNSAQEYLLPCTDDGFINARYSNSSPSEHTSDQTMGLSTLVPANDFILAQSNDSQNHSAGDKDPAATNEHKDSGALFYEPPRFPSLDIPFFSCDLLQPGSDMHQEYSPLGIRQLMISSITPFKLWDSPTRDDSPHAVLKSAAKSFTTTPSILKKRHRDLVSPLSEQRGEKKLGGDSNQETFSNLTNDFSRLEVMFDSCVNHKRPFPNISSNNSKNFETSDVGKENVAPACEKVKKEINERNDISDSKMPQKELHSIDVKKATEQTSITDVKTKAGSKETVELKREFSGILVEHGMNDMRLFSPDRFVCKSDGSIGPGAISLGNQYPRRLDAVPKHGAIISSSETPCLSVVCSPRLLAKNDGTTVVITTALQSTSPSEKKVESSGKGVLVENNNLYVDNPFKRSIESPSAWKSPWFINSFMPGPIVDTDITIEDMGYFLSPGDRSYDAIGLMKQLGEHTASAFADAQEVLGSETPETILKAKCAEKENNQNLNCQAEHQSLSASSFLAKGRSKGTQGMVPPQIIGVNPVLSLQSSPVSVTSVST
- the LOC140808926 gene encoding transcription factor MYB3R-1-like isoform X5; its protein translation is MESDMTSTATPDGSRDGLQRSRPLHGRRTSGPTRRSTKGQWTAEEDEVLRIAVQRFKGKNWKKIAECFKDRTDVQCLHRWQKVLNPELVKGPWSKEEDEIMIELVNTYGPKKWSTIAQHLPGRIGKQCRERWHNHLNPNINKEAWTQDEELALIHAHQIYGNKWAELTKFLPGRTDNAIKNHWNSSVKKKIDMYMASGLLSQFQGPPLVTNACKSAASSSSKAQPSSEDGSFRDGVEPEEISECSQGSIMTGLSQCTKHVVNSRIELDRGNCRVTEESSAVPCSEDCRPAIHEVSYPIPEVPHEFGSTSKFLEHVFALDWELLDMSLLDLGPESSGQFLSSLSVMNNHETVPFPPETPMGASTSMENTMVNSDFPNFVAGSDCGMIYPDVGHDGYCPSENVISHMDAAAEPLVHHSLNFQIPEDGSFTSQRCYMSSDMLGIPYSQPLPVPTQLPCDNGSLMFDVKSKQHNYFSISNSAQEYLLPCTDDGFINARYSNSSPSEHTSDQTMGLSTLVPANDFILAQSNDSQNHSAGDKDPAATNEHKDSGALFYEPPRFPSLDIPFFSCDLLQPGSDMHQEYSPLGIRQLMISSITPFKLWDSPTRDDSPHAVLKSAAKSFTTTPSILKKRHRDLVSPLSEQRGEKKLGGDSNQETFSNLTNDFSRLEVMFDSCVNHKRPFPNISSNNSKNFETSDVGKENVAPACEKVKKEINERNDISDSKMPQKELHSIDVKKATEQTSITDVKTKAGSKETVELKREFSGILVEHGMNDMRLFSPDRFVCKSDGSIGPVCSPRLLAKNDGTTVVITTALQSTSPSEKKVESSGKGVLVENNNLYVDNPFKRSIESPSAWKSPWFINSFMPGPIVDTDITIEDMGYFLSPGDRSYDAIGLMKQLGEHTASAFADAQEVLGSETPETILKAKCAEKENNQNLNCQAEHQSLSASSFLAKGRSKGTQGMVPPQIIGVNPVLSLQSSPVSVTSVST
- the LOC140808926 gene encoding transcription factor MYB3R-1-like isoform X3; the encoded protein is MESDMTSTATPDGSRDGLQRSRPLHGRRTSGPTRRSTKGQWTAEEDEVLRIAVQRFKGKNWKKIAECFKDRTDVQCLHRWQKVLNPELVKGPWSKEEDEIMIELVNTYGPKKWSTIAQHLPGRIGKQCRERWHNHLNPNINKEAWTQDEELALIHAHQIYGNKWAELTKFLPGRTDNAIKNHWNSSVKKKIDMYMASGLLSQFQGPPLVTNACKSAASSSSKAQPSSEDGSFRDGVEPEEISECSQGSIMTGLSQCTKHVVNSRIELDRGNCRVTEESSAVPCSEDCRPAIHEVSYPIPEVPHEFGSTSKFLEHVFALDWELLDMSLLDLGPESSGQFLSSLSVMNNHETVPFPPETPMGASTSMENTMVNSDFPNFVAGSDCGMIYPDVGHDGYCPSENVISHMDAAAEPLVHHSLNFQIPEDGSFTSQRCYMSSDMLGIPYSQPLPVPTQLPCDNGSLMFDVKSKQHNYFSISNSAQEYLLPCTDDGFINARYSNSSPSEHTSDQTMGLSTLVPANDFILAQSNDSQNHSAGDKDPAATNEHKDSGALFYEPPRFPSLDIPFFSCDLLQPGSDMHQEYSPLGIRQLMISSITPFKLWDSPTRDDSPHAVLKSAAKSFTTTPSILKKRHRDLVSPLSEQRGEKKLGGDSNQETFSNLTNDFSRLEVMFDSCVNHKRPFPNISSNNSKNFETSDVGKENVAPACEKVKKEINERNDISDSKMPQKELHSIDVKKATEQTSITDVKTKAGSKETVELKREFSGILVEHGMNDMRLFSPDRFVCKSDGSIGPGAISLGNQYPRRLDAVPKHGAIISSSETPCLSVVCSPRLLAKNDGTTVVITTALQSTSPSEKKVESSGKGVLVENNNLYVDNPFKRSIESPSAWKSPWFINSFMPGPIVDTDITIEDMGYFLSPGDRSYDAIGLMKQLGEHTASAFADAQEVLGSETPETILKAKCAEKENNQNLNCQAEHQSLSASSFLTERRILDFSECGTPGR
- the LOC140808926 gene encoding transcription factor MYB3R-1-like isoform X2, giving the protein MESDMTSTATPDGSRDGLQRSRPLHGRTSGPTRRSTKGQWTAEEDEVLRIAVQRFKGKNWKKIAECFKDRTDVQCLHRWQKVLNPELVKGPWSKEEDEIMIELVNTYGPKKWSTIAQHLPGRIGKQCRERWHNHLNPNINKEAWTQDEELALIHAHQIYGNKWAELTKFLPGRTDNAIKNHWNSSVKKKIDMYMASGLLSQFQGPPLVTNACKSAASSSSKAQPSSEDGSFRDGVEPEEISECSQGSIMTGLSQCTKHVVNSRIELDRGNCRVTEESSAVPCSEDCRPAIHEVSYPIPEVPHEFGSTSKFLEHVFALDWELLDMSLLDLGPESSGQFLSSLSVMNNHETVPFPPETPMGASTSMENTMVNSDFPNFVAGSDCGMIYPDVGHDGYCPSENVISHMDAAAEPLVHHSLNFQIPEDGSFTSQRCYMSSDMLGIPYSQPLPVPTQLPCDNGSLMFDVKSKQHNYFSISNSAQEYLLPCTDDGFINARYSNSSPSEHTSDQTMGLSTLVPANDFILAQSNDSQNHSAGDKDPAATNEHKDSGALFYEPPRFPSLDIPFFSCDLLQPGSDMHQEYSPLGIRQLMISSITPFKLWDSPTRDDSPHAVLKSAAKSFTTTPSILKKRHRDLVSPLSEQRGEKKLGGDSNQETFSNLTNDFSRLEVMFDSCVNHKRPFPNISSNNSKNFETSDVGKENVAPACEKVKKEINERNDISDSKMPQKELHSIDVKKATEQTSITDVKTKAGSKETVELKREFSGILVEHGMNDMRLFSPDRFVCKSDGSIGPGAISLGNQYPRRLDAVPKHGAIISSSETPCLSVVCSPRLLAKNDGTTVVITTALQSTSPSEKKVESSGKGVLVENNNLYVDNPFKRSIESPSAWKSPWFINSFMPGPIVDTDITIEDMGYFLSPGDRSYDAIGLMKQLGEHTASAFADAQEVLGSETPETILKAKCAEKENNQNLNCQAEHQSLSASSFLAKGRSKGTQGMVPPQIIGVNPVLSLQSSPVSVTSVST